From Brienomyrus brachyistius isolate T26 chromosome 18, BBRACH_0.4, whole genome shotgun sequence, one genomic window encodes:
- the LOC125712529 gene encoding protein FAM83D-like, with protein MLRTSGMVLSQCLDDLPALRQTRSGKDAQLQDLYNERHRLALEELVSGGKESYLSFLKKEGIPSFLSDDEIRRVWQSAVVPKRVSLSGDDACLEQSVSSSMNCSSVTYFPDVSDVDPPELELGWPAFRSSASRGVTRAVAHFQPSYGECIYSCKEAVRCMIRSAKEVIAIVTDSLTDLDIFGDLKEACTGRRVPVYILLDQSCAPYFLQMCTNLSLCLDSLQHMRVRTVRGATYSMRSGAKIVGKANERFMLIDGHRVATGSYRFNWTDGKLNSCNLIELSGQITENFDMEFRILYAQSLPLSAQALAGNQPSSAGDLQPVTSPLKQEAHQVPVLETEGEDHYGQPGGDLEAAKRASEGRPSSDTSTIVADRPEHVSAVPSDGNTVESVVDLLAVNSQSPYFVCSQTSVTLMDGATQTDRPTWQNLSTSATQTDLQVPASCGPMTEPRSYYTASMRGRSPSGHSPGGAPRDCFQELAKERRRRYSRIRCKLDHMVTLLSNRRELAQLIKLPLSPRQRKDTDG; from the exons ATGCTGCGAACTTCGGGGATGGTGCTATCGCAGTGCTTGGATGATCTGCCCGCTTTGAGGCAAACGCGCAGCGGAAAGGACGCGCAACTTCAGGATTTGTATAATGAGAGACATCGGCTTGCTTTGGAGGAGCTGGTTTCGGGAGGCAAGGAATCGTATTTGTCGTTCTTGAAAAAAGAGGGAATCCCCAGTTTCCTCTCCGATGACGAGATACGGCGAGTCTGGCAGTCCGCCGTGGTGCCTAAGCGCGTGTCTTTAAGCGGGGATGACGCCTGCCTGGAGCAATCCGTCAGCAGCTCAATGAACTGCTCTTCGGTCACCTACTTCCCCGACGTCTCGGACGTAGATCCTCCGGAGCTGGAGCTGGGCTGGCCCGCCTTCAGGTCCAGCGCTTCCCGGGGAGTTACCCGAGCCGTCGCGCACTTTCAGCCCAGCTACGGCGAATGCATTTACAGCTGCAAGGAGGCTGTTAGGTGCATGATTAGAAGCGCAAAAGAG GTGATCGCGATCGTCACAGACTCCCTAACCGACCTAGACATATTTGGAGATTTGAAAGAGGCGTGTACGGGACGTCGGGTCCCAGTGTACATCCTCCTGGACCAGTCATGCGCGCCCTACTTCCTGCAGATGTGCACAAATCTCAGCCTCTGCCTTGACAGCCTACAG CACATGCGGGTGCGTACAGTAAGAGGAGCGACGTACTCAATGCGGTCCGGAGCGAAGATTGTGGGCAAAGCTAACGAGCGCTTCATGCTGATCGACGGACACAGAGTGGCGACGGGATCGTACAG ATTCAACTGGACAGATGGCAAGCTCAACAGCTGCAATCTGATCGAGCTCTCCGGTCAGATTACAGAGAATTTCGACATGGAGTTCCGTATTCTCTACGCCCAGTCCTTGCCTCTCAGTGCCCAGGCTCTGGCCGGTAATCAGCCCAGCAGTGCCGGGGATCTTCAGCCTGTCACGTCCCCATTAAAGCAGGAGGCCCACCAGGTTCCTGTACTGGAGACCGAGGGCGAGGACCACTATGGGCAGCCAGGGGGCGATCTTGAGGCAGCGAAACGAGCCAGTGAGGGCCGTCCTTCGTCCGACACGTCCACGATAGTGGCAGATAGGCCGGAACATGTGTCCGCTGTTCCCTCTGACGGGAACACCGTGGAGTCAGTGGTGGACTTGCTGGCGGTGAATTCCCAGAGCCCATATTTTGTTTGCAGTCAAACCAGTGTTACCTTGATGGACGGTGCGACGCAGACAGACCGGCCCACATGGCAGAACCTCTCAACCTCTGCCACTCAGACGGATCTACAGGTACCTGCCTCCTGCGGACCGATGACAGAACCTCGGTCCTATTATACCGCCAGCATGAGAGGGCGGTCGCCGTCTGGACACTCGCCCGGCGGTGCCCCAAGGGACTGCTTCCAGGAGCTGGCCAAGGAGCGCCGGCGCCGCTACTCCAGGATTCGCTGCAAGCTGGATCACATGGTCACGCTGCTGTCCAATCGCCGGGAGCTGGCGCAGCTCATCAAGCTCCCCTTGAGCCCACGACAGCGGAAAGACACTGATGGCTAG
- the dhx35 gene encoding probable ATP-dependent RNA helicase DHX35: MAAPLPSMKFWKPGSDSPGVSEERDLTTETISCPVIYNPHNTLSIEKQRQKLPVFKHRNHILYLVESYQTVVIVGETGCGKSTQIPQYLLEAGWAAEGKVIGVTQPRRVAAISISSRVAEERGALLGHEVGYSIRFEDCSDPHATRIKFLTDGMLIREMMADPLLKKYSVLMLDEAHERTLYTDIAIGLLKKIQKKRRDLRLIVASATLDAKKFQEFFNLNETGDPSKDTCGILTVEGRTFPVDVFYTVSPVPDYVKATVETVLKIHETEDDGDVLAFLTGQEEVEKVVSMLVEQARSLSRYGMKKHLRVLPMYAGLPYAEQMKVFERVPPTVRKVIVATNIAETSITINGIVFVIDCAFVKLRAYNPKTAIESLVVMPISKASASQRAGRGGRYRSGKCFRLYTEEDYEKLPASTVPEMQRTNLAPVILQLKALGIDNVLRFSFLSPPPAQSMVQALELLYALGGLDQYGRLTDPMGVHMAEFPLGPMFAKMLLESGNFGCSKEIVTIAAMMQIQNIFVSPPNQKKAAAREHRKFAVAEGDHLTMLNVYEAFIKHLKSSQWCQEHFLNYKGLLRAVTVREQLRRLMNKFKVPRTSSEGDPDVILRCIVSGFFANAARLHHSGSYRTLRDDRELHIHPSSVLYAEKPPKWVVYNEVVQTSKYFMRDVTAVESSWLVELAPHFYKQAKHGSLGSKRAKVI, encoded by the exons ATGGCGGCGCCCCTTCCCTCCATGAAATTCTGGAAACCCG GGTCAGACAGCCCTGGCGTGTCTGAAGAGAGGGATCTGACCACCGAGACCATCAGCTGTCCTGTTATCTATAACCCCCACAACACACTGTCTATCGAGAAGCAGAGACAGAAACTGCCAGTCTTCAAG CACAGAAATCATATCCTGTACCTGGTTGAAAGCTACCAGACGGTGGTGATTGTGGGAGAGACGGGATGTGGGAAAAGCACTCAGATTCCCCAG tatCTGCTAGAGGCCGGATGGGCAGCAGAGGGGAAGGTGATTGGGGTGACCCAGCCTCGCAGGGTGGCAGCTATTTCA ATTTCGAGTCGAGTAGCAGAGGAGCGGGGCGCCCTTCTGGGCCATGAGGTGGGCTACAGCATCCGATTCGAGGACTGCTCTGACCCCCATGCCACCCGGATAAAG TTTCTGACAGACGGAATGCTGATTCGGGAAATGATGGCCGACCCCTTGCTGAAGAAGTACAG TGTCCTGATGCTGGATGAGGCCCACGAGAGGACGCTGTACACAGATATAGCCATCGGCCTGCTGAAGAAG ATTCAAAAGAAACGGCGAGATCTTCGGTTGATCGTGGCCTCGGCCACCCTCGACGCCAAG AAATTCCAAGAGTTCTTCAACCTGAACGAGACGGGCGACCCGAGCAAAGACACCTGTGGGATCCTGACGGTGGAGGGACGCACGTTCCCCGTGGATGTGTTTTACACGGTCAG TCCTGTTCCTGACTATGTAAAGGCAACAGTGGAGACTGTGTTGAAAATCCATGAAACGGAGGATGATGGCGACGTCCTGGCCTTCCTCACAGGACAG GAGGAGGTAGAGAAAGTAGTGTCCATGTTAGTGGAGCAGGCCCGGTCCCTGTCCCGTTATGGTatgaagaagcatctacgtgTCCTTCCCATGTATGCCGGCTTGCCATATGCTGAGCAGATGAAGGTCTTTGAGAGAGTGCCTCCTACTGTACGGAAG GTGATCGTTGCGACCAATATCGCCGAGACCTCCATCACCATCAATGGGATTGTCTTTGTCATCGACTGTGCATTCGTCAAACTACGGGCCTACAATCCAAAGACGGCCATCGAGTCTTTGGTGGTGATGCCCATTTCCAAGGCCTCTGCAAGTCAACGGGCCGGCAGAGGGGGGCGCTACCGTTCCGGAAAGTGCTTCCGCCTCTACACAG AGGAGGATTACGAGAAGCTGCCTGCATCCACAGTCCCCGAGATGCAGCGCACCAATCTGGCCCCAGTGATCCTGCAGCTGAAAGCCCTGGGCATCGACAACGTCCTCCGCTTCAGCTTCCTCTCA CCTCCGCCAGCACAGTCTATGGTCCAAGCCCTGGAGCTTCTCTATGCACTGGGTG GCCTGGACCAGTACGGGCGTCTGACTGACCCCATGGGCGTGCACATGGCCGAGTTCCCCCTGGGGCCCATGTTCGCCAAGATGCTGCTAGAGTCGGGCAACTTCGGATGTTCCAAGGAGATCGTGACCATCGCAGCCATGATGCAGATCCAGAACATCTTCGTCTCACCGCCCAATCAGAAGAAAGCAGCT GCACGAGAACATAGGAAGTTTGCTGTTGCCGAAGGAGACCACCTCACCATGCTGAATGTCTACGAGGCCTTCATCAAG cacctgaAGAGCTCCCAGTGGTGCCAAGAGCATTTTCTTAACTACAAAGGTCTGCTCCGGGCAGTAACGGTCCGTGAGCAGCTACGGCGACTCATGAATAAGTTCAAGGTTCCTCGCACCTCCAGTGAAG GTGACCCTGATGTCATCCTAAGATGCATCGTTTCGGGATTCTTCGCCAATGCCGCCCGACTGCACCATTCCGGATCATACAG gACGCTGCGGGACGACCGGGAGCTCCACATCCACCCCAGCTCAGTTCTTTATGCCGAAAAGCCCCCGAAATG GGTGGTCTACAATGAAGTGGTGCAGACTTCCAAGTACTTCATGCGTGATGTGACCGCGGTGGAGTCCTCCTGGTTGGTGGAGCTGGCACCTCACTTTTACAAGCAGGCCAAG CACGGGTCGCTGGGCAGCAAAAGAGCCAAGGTCATCTGA
- the zhx3b gene encoding zinc fingers and homeoboxes protein 3 isoform X1, whose product MASKRKSTIPCMIPVKTMHTQDDREQEEGLPDCASSRPVIFHAGEDSCGQGSQEPSEAASSDKGNTQREGGTYTCRPCGFESHDLNLFLDHVYNVHADFRAEPSFYCLDCGVSAAKFEGLALHNAHAHPSTVNTTLQVKKRDRRITVEQSLVVNEGSKESEISITKTPIMKMLKGKSEPKRIVVSHGVDELDTINSKEAEKIELPAVTHVPTIVHNGAATKPALPTALQVVNGSGTLPVLKTAITQVVSVVQNRTLHQQSATMTASSSASSSSSSSTTSSRNLPKVMIPLSSIPTYDAAMDNSSFLKTSFSKFPYPTKAELCYLTVVTKYPEEQIKIWFTAQRLKQGISWSPEEIEDARRKMFNTIIQTAPPVPQQPQPRQTHHGPAQHTITVLPASLGHNSIPHILQGSLVGQGGVIVTQPLVANGLQVSSAPVALAVTPKPQMAAKPLMQARPTAALVADKGVSMVVGTVESSSSGGSSVIISTNSSISSNSSSSSSNSSSNSISTTSSSTTSSSMTTPSGSSSSSTSSSTTSTSSSTSSTTCSTSITPSSTISHTSVINVSSGSSSNSNHGNKGGEANSSSSSSNGTTSTGNGGGDANKGSTDDVVGVSGDEKTADALPPVLNMTHSSRTLPSSFLDPSFYKNKKSQEQLSALKQSFVRCQFPNQEEVERLTKITGLTVREVRKWFSDRRYHYRNLKGARSSTGGLFSGNSLLDFADSPASAEISKSSQSSQSTVQQHHHQTSPPAPSRRVSRQQTPDFTAIRYKERDPQQIRALEASFLQNPTPPVEEVDRLRAETKMTRREIDGWFSERRKKAAAEKKKEEFEKAEKEEEDDNLMEEDTIVKDGKDGPSQGTSTQQQNKEDKQKEDTPGSEPKVNPIKINLKMLKVTESNGKPEAEASPPTQAESPKVPHLSPSTRGKKTPDQLHLLKQVFARTQWPSSPQYEELIARTGLPRPEVVRWFGDSRYVYKNGQLKWLESYQQMAEEEDYKRGDTEVLKEHLNTHGKLEEEHVKGLVEASRLDEDLVRRWFATRSGLLPDDKAEEMTDVEQATEQNQEPHGEGVTSPQITEAQSTSTKEAVPCNGDLP is encoded by the coding sequence ATGGCTAGCAAGAGGAAATCCACTATCCCATGTATGATCCCGGTGAAGACCATGCACACACAGGATGACAGGGAACAGGAGGAGGGCCTGCCAGACTGTGCGTCTTCTCGTCCTGTTATCTTCCATGCTGGAGAGGACTCCTGTGGACAAGGCTCTCAGGAGCCCAGTGAAGCCGCCAGCTCTGACAAGGGCAATACACAACGAGAAGGAGGCACATACACTTGTCGACCATGCGGTTTTGAATCCCATGACCTAAACCTCTTTCTGGACCATGTTTATAACGTCCATGCTGACTTCCGGGCTGAGCCCAGCTTCTACTGTTTGGACTGTGGAGTCTCAGCGGCAAAGTTCGAGGGACTGGCCCTGCATAACGCCCATGCCCACCCCAGTACAGTCAACACCACGCTGCAGGTGAAGAAAAGAGACCGGCGGATAACTGTGGAGCAGAGTCTGGTGGTGAACGAGGGATCCAAAGAGTCTGAGATCTCCATCACCAAGACGCCTATCATGAAGATGTTAAAGGGCAAGTCTGAGCCCAAGAGGATCGTGGTGTCTCACGGCGTGGATGAGTTAGATACTATCAACAGTAAGGAAGCAGAGAAGATTGAGCTGCCAGCAGTAACACACGTCCCCACCATAGTTCACAATGGAGCCGCAACCAAGCCTGCTCTTCCAACAGCCTTGCAGGTTGTGAATGGCTCCGGAACTCTGCCTGTGCTCAAGACCGCCATCACCCAGGTGGTGTCAGTGGTGCAGAACCGGACTCTTCATCAGCAGTCAGCCACTATGACGGCCTCTTCATCCGCCtcgtcctcctcttcctcatccacTACAAGCTCTAGGAACCTGCCCAAGGTGATGATTCCCCTGAGCAGCATCCCCACTTATGATGCCGCCATGGACAACAGCAGTTTCTTAAAGACGTCCTTCAGTAAATTCCCGTACCCAACCAAAGCTGAGCTCTGCTACCTGACCGTGGTCACCAAGTATCCCGAGGAGCAGATCAAGATCTGGTTCACCGCACAGCGACTGAAGCAGGGAATCAGCTGGTCACCCGAGGAAATCGAGGACGCCCGCCGGAAGATGTTCAACACTATTATCCAGACGGCTCCTCCCGTCCCTCAACAGCCACAGCCACGCCAAACCCACCACGGCCCTGCTCAGCATACCATCACTGTCCTGCCGGCTTCATTGGGCCACAACAGCATTCCCCACATCCTGCAGGGCAGCCTGGTTGGTCAGGGTGGCGTGATCGTCACACAGCCTTTGGTCGCCAATGGCCTCCAAGTCAGCAGTGCCCCCGTGGCCCTGGCAGTCACCCCCAAGCCTCAAATGGCTGCCAAGCCGTTGATGCAAGCCAGGCCCACAGCTGCACTGGTTGCAGACAAGGGGGTCAGCATGGTGGTGGGCACCGTTGAAAGCAGCAGCAGTGGCGGCAGCAGTGTCATCATCAGTACTAATAGCAGTAttagcagcaacagcagcagcagcagtagtaatagtagtagtaatagtatTAGTACTACGAGCAGCAGTACAACCAGCAGCAGCATGACTACCCCCAgtggaagcagcagcagcagcaccagcagctcAACAACAAGCACTAGCAGTAGCACCAGCAGCACTACCTGCAGCACCAGCATCACCCCCAGCAGCACTATAAGTCACACCAGTGTTATTAACGTTAGCAGTGGCAGCAGCAGCAATAGCAACCATGGCAACAAAGGTGGTGAagccaacagcagcagcagcagcagtaacGGCACCACCAGCACTGGTAACGGCGGCGGCGATGCTAACAAAGGCTCCACCGATGACGTCGTTGGCGTCAGCGGCGACGAGAAAACGGCGGACGCGTTGCCGCCCGTCCTCAACATGACCCACAGCTCACGTACGCTCCCCAGTAGCTTTCTGGACCCCAGCTTCTACAAGAACAAGAAGTCGCAGGAGCAGCTGAGCGCCCTGAAGCAGAGCTTCGTTCGCTGCCAGTTCCCCAATCAAGAGGAGGTGGAGCGGCTCACCAAAATCACAGGCCTAACGGTGCGGGAGGTACGCAAGTGGTTCAGTGACCGGCGCTACCATTATCGCAACTTGAAGGGCGCACGCTCCAGCACAGGAGGCCTCTTCAGCGGGAATTCCCTCCTCGACTTTGCCGACAGTCCCGCCTCTGCAGAAATCTCCAAATCCAGCCAGTCCTCACAGAGCACAGTGCAGCAGCATCACCACCAGACATCTCCACCCGCTCCATCTCGCCGAGTCTCTCGGCAGCAGACGCCAGATTTCACTGCCATCCGTTACAAGGAACGGGACCCTCAACAGATACGGGCCCTCGAGGCCAGCTTCTTGCAGAACCCCACGCCCCCTGTTGAGGAAGTCGACAGGCTGCGTGCCGAGACCAAGATGACCCGGCGTGAGATCGACGGCTGGTTCTCTGAGCGTCGGAAGAAGGCAGCAGCTGAGAAGAAAAAGGAAGAGTTTGAGAAGGCAGAGAAAGAGGAAGAAGATGATAATCTCATGGAAGAGGACACTATAGTAAAAGATGGCAAAGATGGGCCTTCACAGGGAACATCAACACAGCAGCAAAACAAGGAGGACAAGCAGAAGGAAGACACTCCTGGGTCTGAACCCAAAGTGAACCCCATCAAGATAAATCTGAAAATGCTCAAGGTTACTGAATCCAACGGCAAACCTGAAGCTGAGGCCAGCCCACCCACACAGGCTGAAAGTCCAAAAGTGCCGCATCTATCTCCGTCTACCCGTGGTAAAAAAACCCCGGACCAGCTGCATTTGCTGAAACAAGTGTTTGCCCGAACCCAGTGGCCCAGCAGCCCTCAATATGAGGAGCTGATCGCCAGGACGGGGCTGCCAAGGCCAGAGGTGGTGCGCTGGTTCGGGGATAGCCGGTACGTGTACAAGAATGGACAGCTCAAGTGGCTTGAAAGCTACCAGCAAATGGCTGAAGAGGAGGACTACAAGAGGGGCGATACTGAGGTGCTGAAGGAGCACCTGAATACCCACGGAAAGTTGGAGGAGGAGCACGTCAAGGGGCTGGTAGAAGCCAGTCGGCTTGATGAAGACCTTGTCCGCCGGTGGTTTGCCACGCGCTCCGGCTTGCTCCCAGATGACAAGGCAGAAGAGATGACTGACGTGGAACAGGCGACTGAGCAGAACCAGGAACCACACGGCGAGGGCGTGACGAGTCCACAGATCACAGAAGCCCAGTCTACGAGTACCAAGGAAG
- the zhx3b gene encoding zinc fingers and homeoboxes protein 3 isoform X2 gives MASKRKSTIPCMIPVKTMHTQDDREQEEGLPDCASSRPVIFHAGEDSCGQGSQEPSEAASSDKGNTQREGGTYTCRPCGFESHDLNLFLDHVYNVHADFRAEPSFYCLDCGVSAAKFEGLALHNAHAHPSTVNTTLQVKKRDRRITVEQSLVVNEGSKESEISITKTPIMKMLKGKSEPKRIVVSHGVDELDTINSKEAEKIELPAVTHVPTIVHNGAATKPALPTALQVVNGSGTLPVLKTAITQVVSVVQNRTLHQQSATMTASSSASSSSSSSTTSSRNLPKVMIPLSSIPTYDAAMDNSSFLKTSFSKFPYPTKAELCYLTVVTKYPEEQIKIWFTAQRLKQGISWSPEEIEDARRKMFNTIIQTAPPVPQQPQPRQTHHGPAQHTITVLPASLGHNSIPHILQGSLVGQGGVIVTQPLVANGLQVSSAPVALAVTPKPQMAAKPLMQARPTAALVADKGVSMVVGTVESSSSGGSSVIISTNSSISSNSSSSSSNSSSNSISTTSSSTTSSSMTTPSGSSSSSTSSSTTSTSSSTSSTTCSTSITPSSTISHTSVINVSSGSSSNSNHGNKGGEANSSSSSSNGTTSTGNGGGDANKGSTDDVVGVSGDEKTADALPPVLNMTHSSRTLPSSFLDPSFYKNKKSQEQLSALKQSFVRCQFPNQEEVERLTKITGLTVREVRKWFSDRRYHYRNLKGARSSTGGLFSGNSLLDFADSPASAEISKSSQSSQSTVQQHHHQTSPPAPSRRVSRQQTPDFTAIRYKERDPQQIRALEASFLQNPTPPVEEVDRLRAETKMTRREIDGWFSERRKKAAAEKKKEEFEKAEKEEEDDNLMEEDTIVKDGKDGPSQGTSTQQQNKEDKQKEDTPGSEPKVNPIKINLKMLKVTESNGKPEAEASPPTQAESPKVPHLSPSTRGKKTPDQLHLLKQVFARTQWPSSPQYEELIARTGLPRPEVVRWFGDSRYVYKNGQLKWLESYQQMAEEEDYKRGDTEVLKEHLNTHGKLEEEHVKGLVEASRLDEDLVRRWFATRSGLLPDDKAEEMTDVEQATEQNQEPHGEGVTSPQITEAQSTSTKEGTD, from the coding sequence ATGGCTAGCAAGAGGAAATCCACTATCCCATGTATGATCCCGGTGAAGACCATGCACACACAGGATGACAGGGAACAGGAGGAGGGCCTGCCAGACTGTGCGTCTTCTCGTCCTGTTATCTTCCATGCTGGAGAGGACTCCTGTGGACAAGGCTCTCAGGAGCCCAGTGAAGCCGCCAGCTCTGACAAGGGCAATACACAACGAGAAGGAGGCACATACACTTGTCGACCATGCGGTTTTGAATCCCATGACCTAAACCTCTTTCTGGACCATGTTTATAACGTCCATGCTGACTTCCGGGCTGAGCCCAGCTTCTACTGTTTGGACTGTGGAGTCTCAGCGGCAAAGTTCGAGGGACTGGCCCTGCATAACGCCCATGCCCACCCCAGTACAGTCAACACCACGCTGCAGGTGAAGAAAAGAGACCGGCGGATAACTGTGGAGCAGAGTCTGGTGGTGAACGAGGGATCCAAAGAGTCTGAGATCTCCATCACCAAGACGCCTATCATGAAGATGTTAAAGGGCAAGTCTGAGCCCAAGAGGATCGTGGTGTCTCACGGCGTGGATGAGTTAGATACTATCAACAGTAAGGAAGCAGAGAAGATTGAGCTGCCAGCAGTAACACACGTCCCCACCATAGTTCACAATGGAGCCGCAACCAAGCCTGCTCTTCCAACAGCCTTGCAGGTTGTGAATGGCTCCGGAACTCTGCCTGTGCTCAAGACCGCCATCACCCAGGTGGTGTCAGTGGTGCAGAACCGGACTCTTCATCAGCAGTCAGCCACTATGACGGCCTCTTCATCCGCCtcgtcctcctcttcctcatccacTACAAGCTCTAGGAACCTGCCCAAGGTGATGATTCCCCTGAGCAGCATCCCCACTTATGATGCCGCCATGGACAACAGCAGTTTCTTAAAGACGTCCTTCAGTAAATTCCCGTACCCAACCAAAGCTGAGCTCTGCTACCTGACCGTGGTCACCAAGTATCCCGAGGAGCAGATCAAGATCTGGTTCACCGCACAGCGACTGAAGCAGGGAATCAGCTGGTCACCCGAGGAAATCGAGGACGCCCGCCGGAAGATGTTCAACACTATTATCCAGACGGCTCCTCCCGTCCCTCAACAGCCACAGCCACGCCAAACCCACCACGGCCCTGCTCAGCATACCATCACTGTCCTGCCGGCTTCATTGGGCCACAACAGCATTCCCCACATCCTGCAGGGCAGCCTGGTTGGTCAGGGTGGCGTGATCGTCACACAGCCTTTGGTCGCCAATGGCCTCCAAGTCAGCAGTGCCCCCGTGGCCCTGGCAGTCACCCCCAAGCCTCAAATGGCTGCCAAGCCGTTGATGCAAGCCAGGCCCACAGCTGCACTGGTTGCAGACAAGGGGGTCAGCATGGTGGTGGGCACCGTTGAAAGCAGCAGCAGTGGCGGCAGCAGTGTCATCATCAGTACTAATAGCAGTAttagcagcaacagcagcagcagcagtagtaatagtagtagtaatagtatTAGTACTACGAGCAGCAGTACAACCAGCAGCAGCATGACTACCCCCAgtggaagcagcagcagcagcaccagcagctcAACAACAAGCACTAGCAGTAGCACCAGCAGCACTACCTGCAGCACCAGCATCACCCCCAGCAGCACTATAAGTCACACCAGTGTTATTAACGTTAGCAGTGGCAGCAGCAGCAATAGCAACCATGGCAACAAAGGTGGTGAagccaacagcagcagcagcagcagtaacGGCACCACCAGCACTGGTAACGGCGGCGGCGATGCTAACAAAGGCTCCACCGATGACGTCGTTGGCGTCAGCGGCGACGAGAAAACGGCGGACGCGTTGCCGCCCGTCCTCAACATGACCCACAGCTCACGTACGCTCCCCAGTAGCTTTCTGGACCCCAGCTTCTACAAGAACAAGAAGTCGCAGGAGCAGCTGAGCGCCCTGAAGCAGAGCTTCGTTCGCTGCCAGTTCCCCAATCAAGAGGAGGTGGAGCGGCTCACCAAAATCACAGGCCTAACGGTGCGGGAGGTACGCAAGTGGTTCAGTGACCGGCGCTACCATTATCGCAACTTGAAGGGCGCACGCTCCAGCACAGGAGGCCTCTTCAGCGGGAATTCCCTCCTCGACTTTGCCGACAGTCCCGCCTCTGCAGAAATCTCCAAATCCAGCCAGTCCTCACAGAGCACAGTGCAGCAGCATCACCACCAGACATCTCCACCCGCTCCATCTCGCCGAGTCTCTCGGCAGCAGACGCCAGATTTCACTGCCATCCGTTACAAGGAACGGGACCCTCAACAGATACGGGCCCTCGAGGCCAGCTTCTTGCAGAACCCCACGCCCCCTGTTGAGGAAGTCGACAGGCTGCGTGCCGAGACCAAGATGACCCGGCGTGAGATCGACGGCTGGTTCTCTGAGCGTCGGAAGAAGGCAGCAGCTGAGAAGAAAAAGGAAGAGTTTGAGAAGGCAGAGAAAGAGGAAGAAGATGATAATCTCATGGAAGAGGACACTATAGTAAAAGATGGCAAAGATGGGCCTTCACAGGGAACATCAACACAGCAGCAAAACAAGGAGGACAAGCAGAAGGAAGACACTCCTGGGTCTGAACCCAAAGTGAACCCCATCAAGATAAATCTGAAAATGCTCAAGGTTACTGAATCCAACGGCAAACCTGAAGCTGAGGCCAGCCCACCCACACAGGCTGAAAGTCCAAAAGTGCCGCATCTATCTCCGTCTACCCGTGGTAAAAAAACCCCGGACCAGCTGCATTTGCTGAAACAAGTGTTTGCCCGAACCCAGTGGCCCAGCAGCCCTCAATATGAGGAGCTGATCGCCAGGACGGGGCTGCCAAGGCCAGAGGTGGTGCGCTGGTTCGGGGATAGCCGGTACGTGTACAAGAATGGACAGCTCAAGTGGCTTGAAAGCTACCAGCAAATGGCTGAAGAGGAGGACTACAAGAGGGGCGATACTGAGGTGCTGAAGGAGCACCTGAATACCCACGGAAAGTTGGAGGAGGAGCACGTCAAGGGGCTGGTAGAAGCCAGTCGGCTTGATGAAGACCTTGTCCGCCGGTGGTTTGCCACGCGCTCCGGCTTGCTCCCAGATGACAAGGCAGAAGAGATGACTGACGTGGAACAGGCGACTGAGCAGAACCAGGAACCACACGGCGAGGGCGTGACGAGTCCACAGATCACAGAAGCCCAGTCTACGAGTACCAAGGAAG